A stretch of Candidatus Neomarinimicrobiota bacterium DNA encodes these proteins:
- a CDS encoding AAA family ATPase — MFYISRIKLHNVRCFRETTIELNPYALKPSWTVIVGNNGVGKSTLLRSIALGLCDLSGAYTLLGDLYGEWLCEGEKDGYIELEFAKYGGSKKPKITTTFHRGESGYTLIEQNTIPEEDFPWDSIFVCGYGAARRTYGTKDYAEYTIPDAVYTLFNYDTPLQNAELILRRLESENVSIKDLLRRIDEILMLPLGSVRLNYMRKRGIFVKGPWGVKSLGALADGYQAMIALMVDILGWLLFYDPNMLKKDKPIRGIILLDEIEQHLHPRWQQRILGLLHNTFPHLQLITTTHSPMCTIGTTELEDKDCSLVLLTQEDGSVHAIDRQPPPRKKRADQVLTSYLFGLATASDSTIKRDIQRYSQLLEKRRSKEEERELIRIKRSLEDVFAGETALERETTRSIREIISKKPNLEKITATTISYETKRQLRELLKDYDLY; from the coding sequence ATGTTCTATATCTCGAGAATAAAACTACATAACGTAAGATGTTTTAGAGAAACTACAATAGAATTAAATCCTTATGCTCTAAAGCCAAGCTGGACAGTAATTGTCGGTAATAATGGAGTTGGCAAATCAACATTATTACGTAGCATAGCACTTGGATTGTGCGATCTTTCCGGTGCGTACACGCTTCTTGGGGACCTTTATGGCGAATGGCTTTGTGAGGGGGAAAAAGATGGCTATATCGAATTAGAGTTTGCCAAGTACGGAGGGAGCAAGAAGCCAAAAATAACAACTACGTTTCACAGAGGTGAATCCGGATATACATTAATTGAACAAAATACAATCCCTGAAGAGGACTTCCCCTGGGATAGCATTTTTGTTTGTGGATATGGCGCCGCACGCCGTACTTACGGCACAAAGGATTATGCGGAATATACGATACCTGACGCTGTATATACTCTATTTAACTACGATACCCCTCTTCAAAATGCGGAGCTGATACTTCGACGTTTAGAATCTGAAAATGTTAGCATAAAGGATCTTCTTAGACGGATAGACGAGATATTAATGCTACCTCTTGGCTCGGTGCGTCTTAATTACATGAGAAAGCGAGGTATATTTGTTAAAGGCCCTTGGGGTGTGAAATCGCTTGGGGCACTAGCTGACGGCTACCAAGCCATGATCGCTCTCATGGTTGACATCCTAGGATGGCTACTGTTCTATGATCCAAACATGTTGAAGAAGGACAAGCCTATTCGTGGGATCATTTTATTGGATGAGATCGAGCAGCACCTTCATCCAAGATGGCAGCAGCGTATATTGGGGCTACTTCATAATACATTTCCACATTTACAGCTTATTACGACAACACACTCGCCGATGTGCACAATTGGTACTACAGAATTGGAAGATAAGGATTGTAGTCTAGTGTTGCTTACGCAAGAAGACGGAAGTGTTCATGCCATTGACAGGCAACCTCCACCGAGAAAAAAAAGAGCTGACCAAGTATTAACATCATATCTTTTTGGCTTAGCTACAGCCAGCGATAGCACAATAAAACGCGATATACAACGGTACTCTCAACTTCTAGAGAAAAGAAGATCAAAAGAGGAGGAAAGAGAATTAATAAGAATAAAAAGATCTCTTGAGGATGTATTCGCAGGAGAGACTGCTCTAGAAAGAGAAACAACTAGATCTATAAGAGAGATCATTAGTAAGAAACCTAACCTCGAGAAAATAACAGCAACGACGATTAGCTACGAAACCAAACGGCAGTTACGTGAGCTCTTGAAAGACTATGATCTTTATTAG
- a CDS encoding (5-formylfuran-3-yl)methyl phosphate synthase: MGHLLVSVRGPIEALAAAQGGAHIADVEYPGSALGTPYPLNVQALRQKLDENGFKSIPVSTNIGEEQNIRSTACQAALGVALAGADFVKCGLAGLDSKVAAYLGRNIVRTVRQWFPYKKIYPAVFPEERFTISFDPLVDGPHLVEEIDCDGLLIDTFDKGIGMSLIDYYSTEQITKFVMDLHSMGKEAWIAGSLSKEDLMLLWATGVDVICVRGAACKPHKGEGRFGEVAMEIVRSLADTRG; encoded by the coding sequence TTGGGCCACTTGCTAGTCAGTGTTAGAGGCCCTATTGAAGCCCTTGCCGCCGCCCAGGGCGGTGCCCACATTGCTGACGTCGAATATCCTGGCTCGGCACTTGGAACCCCTTATCCTCTCAACGTTCAGGCGCTACGGCAAAAGCTTGATGAAAACGGATTCAAAAGCATCCCCGTTTCTACGAACATCGGGGAGGAACAGAACATCCGCAGCACCGCCTGCCAGGCAGCTCTAGGTGTAGCCCTGGCAGGTGCCGATTTTGTGAAATGCGGCTTGGCGGGCCTTGATTCTAAAGTGGCGGCCTACCTGGGGAGGAATATCGTTCGCACAGTTCGACAATGGTTCCCGTACAAGAAGATCTACCCGGCGGTCTTTCCGGAAGAGAGATTTACCATTTCCTTTGATCCCCTTGTCGACGGACCCCACCTGGTTGAAGAAATTGATTGTGACGGTCTCCTTATCGATACTTTTGACAAAGGTATCGGTATGTCTCTCATCGACTACTACTCAACCGAACAGATCACCAAATTTGTCATGGATCTCCACTCCATGGGTAAAGAGGCCTGGATCGCAGGGAGTCTCTCAAAAGAAGATCTTATGCTGCTTTGGGCGACGGGTGTTGATGTCATTTGTGTAAGGGGAGCTGCATGCAAACCACACAAAGGAGAGGGAAGGTTCGGGGAAGTAGCTATGGAGATTGTTCGATCCTTAGCTGACACAAGAGGATAG